A segment of the Agrobacterium tumefaciens genome:
GTAATAGAGGTCGATCACCTCCACACCCAGTCGCTTCAGGGAGCGATCCACCGCCGCCCTGATGAATTCAGGGCGGTTATCGATGCTCCAGTCATCAGGGTTATCGGGCGTGCGCGTGTAACCGAACTTGGTGGCGATGATGACTTTGTCGCGGTTGGCCGTAACGAAAGGCGCCAGAAACTCCTCATTGGTGCCGACACCATACATGTCTGCCGTGTCGAACATGGTTACGCCGAGGTCCAGCGCCCGTTCCAGCGTTGCACGCGACTGGGCCACATCGGTAGCGCCATAAAATTCGCTCATGCCCATGCAGCCCAGTCCCTGAACGCCGATCATCGGGCCATTTGGACCAAGCTGAAGCTGAGGCATGGGGGTATTTTCGCTTGTCATTTTTGGGTCTCCACTTTCTGACAAGCACCTCTTATAAGTATGGAGTATAGTCTATAGTCAAGGGTTTATGATGCTGATTTCGGAATTTTCCAGAGCCACCGATCTGCCGGTCGATACGATCCGTTTCTACATCGCCAAGGGACTGTTGAAACCGGAGCGCAGCGCCAAGGGCGGCTCCAATCCTTACCAGATGTTCCGCGCGGAAGACGTGACGGCGGCACGCATGATCCGCCTGCAGCAGACGCTGGGTTATTCTCTCGGTGAAATCCTGGCGCTGAACGAGGAATATCGCGCCGGCGAAAATTCGTCAGAACGCACGATCGAGGTGCTGCAATCGCAGATAGCCAGGCTGGAAGAGCGCAAGGCCGCGCTGGATGCGGCCCTGTCGTTTCTGCGTGGCAAGGTGGACTGGATCAAGGCCGGCAAGCCCGATGACGCGCCGCGCCTTGAAGACTATCAGTGTTGAGCGGCGCTGAGTTCCGCCAGCCCTTCTTCCCGTGAGATCACCGGCTCGTATCCAAGTTCCCGCCGCGCCTTGCCGATATCGAACGAGACCTCCACAGCCGAGGTTGCATAAGCCTGCCTTGTCAGCGGCGGAACAATCCTGCCGCCAGATATGCCCGCCAGAATATCGCCAATGGTCGCCACGGTGCGAACGACGGCACGCGGCACCACCTTTTCAGGAACCGCAAGCCCCTGTGTTTCCACCAGCGCTGAAACGATGCTGCGGAACGGCACGGGCGCGCCGTCCGAAATGAAATAGACCTGGCCACCGCGACCACGGCCAAGCGCCAGTTCCACGGCGGTGCAAAGATTGGCGATGTGGGTGGTCGAGGTCAGATAGGTTCCGCCGCTGATCCAGGCGAACTTGCCGGATTTTACCGCCTGCGTCAGCGCTGGAAGGGCAGTCGTATCGTCCCTGCCCCAGACAAAACGCGGGCGCAGCACCACGACAGAAAAGTCCGGCCCGTCAGCAGCGAGAGCGAGGCGCTCTGCCGCCGCCTTCGTACGGGAGTAACCGCCTGCCGGTCTTTGCGGCAATGGCATCGTCTCATCCACATTGACGAGCGGCTTGCCGGTGGCGAGCACGGATTCCGTGCTGAGATGAATAACCTTGCGAATGCCGGCGGCACGGGCCGCATCGAGAACCGCACGCGTGCCGTCCTCATTCACACGTCGCTGTTTTTCGCTGGCAGGCCCATGGTCGGTATCGGCGGCGGCGTGGATCAGCGCATCGCAGCCCGCCATGCCGGCAGACAAAGCGGGATCGAAAAGTT
Coding sequences within it:
- a CDS encoding MerR family transcriptional regulator, yielding MLISEFSRATDLPVDTIRFYIAKGLLKPERSAKGGSNPYQMFRAEDVTAARMIRLQQTLGYSLGEILALNEEYRAGENSSERTIEVLQSQIARLEERKAALDAALSFLRGKVDWIKAGKPDDAPRLEDYQC
- a CDS encoding NAD-dependent epimerase/dehydratase family protein translates to MIDSIAAQDAATDKLVPFQRIFVTGASGYVGRNLIRHFVARGVEISALVRSEGAAELVRSLGAKPVIGELFDPALSAGMAGCDALIHAAADTDHGPASEKQRRVNEDGTRAVLDAARAAGIRKVIHLSTESVLATGKPLVNVDETMPLPQRPAGGYSRTKAAAERLALAADGPDFSVVVLRPRFVWGRDDTTALPALTQAVKSGKFAWISGGTYLTSTTHIANLCTAVELALGRGRGGQVYFISDGAPVPFRSIVSALVETQGLAVPEKVVPRAVVRTVATIGDILAGISGGRIVPPLTRQAYATSAVEVSFDIGKARRELGYEPVISREEGLAELSAAQH